The genomic interval ACTTTGTAACATGTACACATAGACTACTTTAGGTAACTCAGGGTATTTAGCATAACTTTGAGCTAAACTTAAAGCCTCATACTCTTGGTATTCTTCCACTTTAACCTCTTTTGCTAAGTTACCAAGGTATTCTGCAGCTTTTAAACCTATCATTCTCACAGCAGCTTCATGTTCATGCTGTTTTAATCCTTCTACAGGATGGCAATTGACAACAACATTTAGGGTTTTAGAAAAAGGTGTATACTCTGCACCAGGACCTGACATATCGATTATTCCTTCTTGGAAACCGACAATTTTACCAGTGGTAACAACTGCCACTCCTTTTAAAACATGGGTAGTTCCCCTTCCCACCATTTCAGGTTTACCTAAAAATCCTGGGAAAATGTTTAGTCCACTGTCTAGTTTTACCCTTGGCTCTATTACATCTTTAACTGGGATAATTCGAACAGATTCACCGGGTTTAGCTAAATCCAATTCTATTTTACTAATCCTTGGATCAGTACTTAAAACCTCTAACATTTCTTCTTTATTAATATATAAAGTAGAGTTGACTATTTCTGACTTGTCAGCAAACTGAACATCTGTGATAACGATATTACCAACCTTTAAAGACATGTTTTCACCCCCTAATTAAAGAACTTCTTGGATATGGGTCTTTAAATCTTCTACTGTAAAATCTTTAGTTAATTCCCAAACCTTTTCACCATCTTTATACATTATGATGGTAGGTAATCCTAATACCTTTTGACCTATCGCTAAACGGCGATTTTCAACAATGTTTACTTTCCCGAATTTTACTTTGTCTTTAAATTCTTCTGCTA from Anaerobranca gottschalkii DSM 13577 carries:
- the trxA gene encoding thioredoxin TrxA yields the protein MLEFNKDNFSQEVLECKGLVLVDFWSPKCEPCMELMPEVEKLAEEFKDKVKFGKVNIVENRRLAIGQKVLGLPTIIMYKDGEKVWELTKDFTVEDLKTHIQEVL